The following coding sequences are from one Arcobacter nitrofigilis DSM 7299 window:
- a CDS encoding glycosyltransferase yields MQKFLYITDQTEYSDNSFIGPLFEKYLTKHFEIHIIYFSKYKSSFERKENNKIIIPLADKLNVIDVLGHNGIDLKEYKIVAVRNDTKILKEVLKKRIVFDYKVAFRLSFPKRIAKLQIDEANNKKSYFDIISNKIKLHQETSLINDCDLFLPTTIKMRDNYLKDVKTKTFVIPSAIDPQVLHENIQHEGEEKRFFYAGTLDKLREFEIVLDAFSEIESKSFKIMISTKDPEYAQELLGKYPNLRANFELDNATTKDELLDLIAKADIGLSILPDIALFNTSTPVKIMDYYSSAVPCIMSKNDNNLSIFEDNKTAWLCDFNKESIKSKLEEIIALSKEEITQIGEDGQKRLLDIRNYERIADALAHQLNIL; encoded by the coding sequence ATGCAAAAGTTTTTATATATTACTGACCAAACAGAATATAGTGATAATAGTTTCATTGGCCCTTTATTTGAAAAATACTTAACAAAACACTTCGAAATACACATTATTTATTTCTCTAAATATAAATCATCTTTTGAGAGAAAAGAGAATAATAAAATTATTATACCCCTTGCAGATAAATTAAATGTTATAGATGTTTTAGGACATAATGGCATAGATTTAAAAGAGTATAAAATAGTAGCTGTAAGAAATGATACAAAAATATTAAAAGAAGTTCTTAAAAAAAGAATTGTTTTTGATTATAAAGTAGCTTTTAGATTATCATTTCCAAAAAGAATTGCTAAACTTCAAATTGATGAAGCAAATAATAAAAAAAGCTATTTTGACATCATCTCAAATAAAATCAAACTACACCAAGAAACATCGTTAATAAATGATTGTGACCTATTTCTACCAACAACTATAAAAATGAGAGATAACTATTTAAAAGATGTGAAAACAAAAACTTTTGTTATTCCCTCAGCTATTGATCCACAAGTTTTACATGAAAATATACAACATGAAGGTGAAGAAAAAAGATTTTTTTATGCTGGTACTTTAGATAAATTAAGAGAGTTTGAAATAGTACTAGATGCCTTTTCTGAGATTGAAAGTAAAAGCTTTAAAATCATGATTTCTACAAAAGACCCAGAATATGCCCAAGAGTTATTGGGTAAATACCCTAATTTAAGAGCAAACTTTGAATTAGATAATGCAACAACAAAAGACGAGCTATTAGATTTGATTGCTAAAGCTGATATTGGTTTATCAATTTTACCTGATATCGCCCTTTTTAATACCTCAACACCTGTTAAAATAATGGATTATTACTCTTCAGCTGTTCCTTGTATTATGTCAAAAAATGATAACAATCTTTCTATTTTTGAGGATAACAAAACAGCTTGGCTTTGTGATTTTAATAAAGAATCTATTAAATCAAAACTTGAAGAGATAATTGCCTTATCAAAAGAAGAGATTACTCAAATTGGAGAAGATGGACAGAAAAGACTCTTAGATATAAGAAATTATGAAAGAATAGCTGACGCTTTAGCACATCAGTTAAATATCTTATAA
- a CDS encoding LysR family transcriptional regulator: protein MDSKLLKVFVSVANKKSISKAADSLKYAQSNVTSRIKQLEKNLGCKLFHRVPSGVLLTQEGERLYPHAVEIIKKIELAVLDVKDMLKQEQLIIASTESNAVTRIVNFLINMHKEFPNTQLELITNTTNVIKEMIMEYKVDIAFISGIPKENELIVLNKIDEELVLVQPLEEVVPNVFLSFKKGCAYSNFAQDYLFELTQVEHKKLEFGSYDTILGCVKAGMGKSILPLSIVKKLRFEDEVKVLKLNKNAWDMPTCLVCRKDNIPKIADYLKELEL, encoded by the coding sequence ATGGATTCTAAATTATTAAAAGTATTTGTAAGCGTTGCTAATAAAAAATCAATTTCAAAGGCAGCAGATAGTTTAAAATATGCCCAATCAAATGTAACTTCTAGAATAAAACAATTAGAAAAAAATCTTGGTTGTAAACTCTTTCATAGGGTTCCTTCAGGAGTTCTTTTAACACAAGAAGGAGAAAGGCTTTACCCACATGCTGTAGAGATTATAAAAAAGATTGAATTGGCAGTTTTAGATGTGAAAGATATGTTAAAACAAGAGCAATTAATTATTGCTTCAACTGAATCAAATGCTGTTACGAGAATAGTAAATTTTTTAATAAATATGCATAAGGAATTTCCAAATACCCAATTAGAACTTATTACAAATACAACAAATGTGATTAAAGAAATGATAATGGAGTATAAAGTAGATATCGCTTTTATTAGTGGAATACCAAAAGAGAATGAACTTATTGTGTTAAATAAAATAGATGAAGAGCTAGTTTTAGTTCAACCACTTGAGGAAGTAGTTCCAAATGTATTTTTGAGTTTTAAAAAAGGATGTGCATACAGTAATTTTGCTCAAGATTATCTTTTTGAACTAACACAAGTGGAACACAAAAAGTTAGAATTTGGTAGTTATGATACTATTTTAGGGTGTGTAAAAGCTGGAATGGGAAAATCAATATTGCCTTTAAGTATTGTAAAAAAATTAAGATTTGAAGATGAGGTCAAAGTTTTGAAGTTGAATAAAAATGCTTGGGATATGCCTACTTGTTTAGTATGTAGAAAAGATAATATTCCTAAAATTGCAGATTATCTAAAAGAACTTGAACTATAA
- a CDS encoding YbfB/YjiJ family MFS transporter translates to MKKINLLDKNSNASIILAGILALIIGVGVARFVFTSLLPPMLEDYLTVSFAGILASVNYAGYLAGSIFAVFIKDIYAKVKFFRLGMIISILTTLVLATTHNETLWLISRIIAGFGAAMALVVGSAIVMYKLKIDNKTKAMGIHFSGIGFSILVTDLIVRAVFYFHGTWQEAWLVLTIFAFFASFYSMYILSFGKRIDANVVKHHFDIKLFSPFVILLIIAYFCEGVGFVVQATFIPDIINSLEGLKGYGNLTWTLVGLAGIPSCIIWMNLAHKYGSVNIIIIAMLLQVVGILISALTNNLYLNLLSGVLYGGTFIGLVALFMNLGGKLSGANPVVLMGALTTAYGVGQVLAPLYSIALIDKFGNYTYALYLTAFIVFSGVALLFISKILNIVKE, encoded by the coding sequence TTGAAAAAAATAAACCTTTTAGATAAAAATTCAAACGCTTCTATTATACTTGCAGGAATCCTTGCACTAATTATTGGAGTTGGAGTAGCAAGATTTGTATTTACATCTTTACTTCCTCCTATGCTTGAAGATTATTTGACTGTTAGTTTTGCTGGAATTTTAGCTTCTGTTAATTATGCAGGATATTTAGCTGGTTCTATTTTTGCTGTATTCATAAAAGACATATATGCAAAGGTAAAGTTTTTTAGACTTGGGATGATTATCTCTATTCTGACAACCTTAGTTTTAGCTACAACTCATAATGAAACTTTATGGCTAATCTCAAGAATAATCGCAGGATTTGGAGCAGCTATGGCTTTAGTTGTGGGTTCTGCAATTGTAATGTATAAATTAAAAATAGATAATAAAACAAAAGCTATGGGGATACATTTTTCAGGTATTGGGTTTTCTATTTTAGTTACTGATTTAATTGTTCGTGCAGTATTTTATTTCCATGGGACTTGGCAAGAGGCTTGGTTAGTTTTAACTATCTTTGCATTTTTTGCATCTTTTTATTCTATGTACATTTTATCTTTTGGTAAAAGAATAGATGCAAATGTAGTAAAACATCATTTTGATATAAAACTATTTTCACCCTTTGTAATACTTCTTATTATCGCATATTTTTGTGAAGGTGTTGGATTTGTTGTTCAAGCAACTTTTATTCCTGATATTATTAATTCACTTGAAGGTCTAAAAGGATATGGTAATCTTACTTGGACTCTTGTTGGACTAGCAGGTATTCCCTCTTGTATTATTTGGATGAATTTAGCACACAAATATGGAAGTGTCAATATAATCATTATTGCTATGTTATTACAAGTAGTTGGAATACTAATTTCAGCACTTACAAATAATCTATACCTTAACTTATTATCTGGTGTTTTATATGGAGGTACTTTTATAGGTCTCGTAGCACTATTTATGAACCTAGGAGGTAAACTCTCAGGTGCAAACCCTGTTGTTCTAATGGGAGCCCTTACAACTGCTTATGGAGTAGGACAAGTTTTAGCACCATTGTATAGTATAGCCTTAATAGACAAATTTGGAAACTACACCTATGCACTTTATTTAACTGCTTTTATTGTATTTTCAGGGGTAGCATTGTTGTTTATTTCAAAAATTTTAAATATAGTAAAGGAATAA
- a CDS encoding tautomerase family protein: MPYINVKMTHEDAGATKEQKEKLAKGITELFSEIFGRGASSAVILIEEVSTDNYAIGGKTVTNIREEQKKN; this comes from the coding sequence ATGCCATATATAAACGTAAAAATGACTCACGAAGATGCAGGAGCAACAAAAGAGCAAAAAGAAAAACTTGCAAAAGGTATCACTGAACTTTTTTCAGAGATTTTTGGAAGAGGAGCCTCTAGTGCTGTTATTCTTATAGAAGAGGTTTCTACTGATAATTATGCAATTGGTGGAAAGACAGTTACAAATATAAGAGAAGAGCAAAAGAAGAATTGA
- a CDS encoding HPP family protein encodes MKKFFKQFKKVNTEPIERANIIWSWIGSFLGILAISLFHSDILNDNDLTLVIGSFGASAVLVYGAVNSPLAQPRNLIGGHILSALIGVISFKLFHNHILFCSAFAVATSILIMQVTLTLHPPGGATALIAVIGSNQIHNLGFLYVLYPVASGAFILLIIAVVVNNIPAHRHYPHSHKIFNFKWFADD; translated from the coding sequence ATGAAAAAGTTTTTTAAACAATTCAAGAAAGTAAATACAGAACCTATTGAAAGAGCTAATATTATTTGGTCTTGGATAGGTTCATTTCTAGGTATTTTAGCTATCTCTTTATTTCACAGTGATATTCTAAATGATAATGATTTGACCTTAGTAATTGGTTCTTTTGGTGCAAGTGCTGTATTAGTTTATGGAGCTGTAAATTCTCCCCTTGCCCAACCTAGAAATCTCATTGGTGGACATATTTTATCCGCACTTATAGGAGTTATATCTTTTAAACTATTTCATAATCATATATTATTTTGTTCTGCTTTTGCAGTTGCCACTTCTATTTTGATTATGCAAGTAACTTTAACACTTCATCCTCCAGGAGGTGCAACAGCACTCATTGCTGTAATTGGTAGTAATCAAATACATAACTTAGGATTTTTATATGTTTTATATCCAGTAGCATCTGGAGCTTTTATTCTTTTGATAATTGCAGTAGTTGTGAATAATATCCCTGCACATAGACATTATCCACATTCTCATAAAATCTTCAATTTTAAATGGTTTGCAGATGATTAA
- a CDS encoding dihydrofolate reductase, with amino-acid sequence MIVSMIVAYGKNWEIGLNNQMLWHISEDFKNFKTITSGHHLLMGRKTFESIGKPLPNRTSLVLSNGDFEHEGVHSFNDIHEALNFARQRGEEELFIIGGATIYKTLFDYVDKMYLSEVDYSGEADAYLEEIDFSTWDLAQQKDYEAIIEDGKIKSPAWKFKVWVKRD; translated from the coding sequence ATGATTGTATCAATGATAGTGGCTTATGGAAAAAACTGGGAAATAGGTTTAAATAATCAAATGCTATGGCATATCTCTGAAGATTTTAAAAACTTTAAAACTATTACTTCAGGGCACCATCTTTTAATGGGAAGAAAAACCTTTGAATCAATAGGTAAACCTTTACCAAATAGAACTTCACTTGTATTATCAAATGGTGATTTTGAACATGAGGGTGTTCATTCCTTTAATGATATACATGAAGCTTTGAACTTCGCTAGACAAAGAGGTGAAGAAGAACTATTTATAATAGGAGGGGCTACTATTTATAAAACTTTATTTGATTATGTTGATAAAATGTATTTAAGTGAAGTTGATTACTCAGGAGAAGCAGATGCTTACCTTGAAGAGATCGATTTCTCTACTTGGGATTTAGCCCAACAAAAAGATTATGAAGCCATAATTGAAGATGGCAAAATAAAAAGTCCAGCTTGGAAATTTAAGGTTTGGGTTAAAAGAGATTAA
- a CDS encoding thymidylate synthase has product MKQYLDLMKHVLENGTLKEDRTGTGTKSVFGYQMRFDLSEGFPLVTTKKCHLKAIISELLWFLEGSTDERRLAEIHYGDKAENIIGKKTVWTANADNQGVALGYENSDTVKELGPVYGSQWRSWKTNDGKAIDQVSELIEQIKNNPDSRRLILSAWNVAEIEKMALPPCHTFFQFYVANGKLSCQLYQRSADIFLGVPFNIASYALLTMMVAQVCDLEVGDFVHTFGDAHLYSNHLEQANLQITREPFPKPTMKINPDIKNIFDFKMEDFELSNYQAHEHIKGVMAV; this is encoded by the coding sequence ATGAAGCAATATTTAGACTTGATGAAACATGTATTAGAAAATGGAACACTAAAAGAAGATAGAACAGGGACTGGAACAAAATCTGTATTTGGTTATCAAATGAGATTTGACTTAAGTGAAGGATTCCCTTTAGTAACTACTAAAAAATGCCATTTGAAAGCTATTATTTCAGAGCTTCTTTGGTTCTTAGAAGGCTCAACTGATGAGAGAAGATTAGCTGAGATTCATTATGGAGATAAAGCAGAAAATATTATAGGTAAAAAAACAGTATGGACTGCAAATGCAGATAATCAAGGTGTGGCTCTAGGGTATGAGAATAGTGATACAGTAAAAGAGTTAGGTCCTGTTTATGGAAGCCAATGGAGAAGTTGGAAAACAAATGATGGGAAAGCTATTGATCAAGTATCTGAATTAATAGAACAAATCAAAAATAATCCTGATTCGAGAAGACTTATTTTAAGTGCTTGGAATGTGGCAGAAATAGAAAAAATGGCACTTCCTCCTTGCCATACTTTTTTTCAATTTTATGTTGCAAATGGGAAGTTATCATGCCAACTTTATCAAAGAAGTGCGGATATATTTTTAGGAGTACCTTTTAATATTGCTTCTTATGCACTTCTAACTATGATGGTTGCACAAGTTTGTGATTTAGAAGTAGGGGATTTTGTACATACTTTTGGAGATGCACACCTTTATTCAAACCATTTAGAACAAGCAAACCTACAAATTACAAGGGAGCCATTTCCTAAACCAACTATGAAAATAAACCCAGATATTAAAAATATCTTTGATTTTAAAATGGAAGACTTTGAACTTAGTAATTACCAAGCTCATGAACATATCAAGGGAGTAATGGCTGTATAG
- a CDS encoding LysE/ArgO family amino acid transporter: MEFDIFLKGYFVGLPLIVAIGAQNAYILKLGLLKQHVFKATIFCILTDILLITLGVLGLGFFIKGNQTFVNAMAIFGISFLVFYAFTSFKSAFKNESLKIDNEIKTDPIKKVFSLLFMFTFLNPHVYLDTVFLIGGIGANIEDSLKIYFILGTSMASATWFFALGYGARVLIPLFKNPNTWKILDITIGCLMLYIAYSLTHLLIF; encoded by the coding sequence ATGGAATTTGATATCTTTTTAAAAGGCTACTTTGTTGGTCTTCCTCTAATTGTTGCAATTGGTGCACAAAATGCTTATATCTTAAAGCTTGGATTACTTAAGCAACATGTATTTAAAGCAACAATTTTTTGTATTTTGACTGATATTCTTTTAATCACTTTAGGGGTTTTAGGTTTAGGTTTTTTTATCAAAGGAAACCAAACCTTTGTAAATGCAATGGCAATATTTGGCATATCATTTTTAGTTTTTTATGCTTTTACTTCTTTTAAATCTGCATTTAAAAATGAGAGTCTTAAGATAGATAATGAGATAAAAACAGACCCTATTAAAAAAGTATTTTCTCTACTTTTTATGTTTACATTTTTAAATCCACATGTTTATTTGGATACGGTTTTTTTGATAGGTGGTATTGGAGCAAATATAGAAGATAGTTTAAAAATCTATTTTATACTAGGTACCTCTATGGCTTCTGCAACTTGGTTTTTTGCTTTAGGTTATGGGGCAAGGGTTTTAATCCCTTTATTCAAAAATCCAAATACCTGGAAAATCTTGGATATTACAATTGGTTGTTTGATGTTATATATTGCTTATTCTTTAACACATTTACTCATCTTTTAA
- a CDS encoding MarC family protein has protein sequence MEIFQNFLQQSITFFAIIDPIGISAIALSILSPNISKTQISIIARKTSITIIVAFFVVLISGDLVLKLFGIGEDSLQVMGGLVLLLMALTMVRGSSSSEAQDDTRSSKKDEEMAVIPIGIPITFGAGLFTTIIIFKNQVENSIELFTLVLAFCINAFLFYLVLRNSVYIKKYLGVTGQNVVTKLMGLIVGALAIQFIVSGIIHLSKTYI, from the coding sequence TTGGAAATTTTTCAAAATTTTTTACAACAAAGTATTACATTTTTTGCAATAATTGATCCTATTGGAATAAGTGCAATTGCCTTATCAATCCTTAGTCCAAATATTTCAAAAACACAAATTTCTATAATCGCTAGAAAAACAAGTATTACTATTATAGTAGCATTTTTTGTTGTACTAATTAGTGGAGATTTAGTTTTAAAGTTATTTGGTATAGGTGAAGATTCCCTTCAAGTTATGGGTGGATTGGTACTATTATTGATGGCACTTACTATGGTAAGAGGTAGCTCTTCTAGTGAAGCTCAGGATGATACAAGAAGTAGCAAAAAAGATGAAGAGATGGCAGTTATTCCAATAGGTATTCCAATTACCTTTGGAGCTGGACTTTTTACTACAATTATTATTTTTAAAAATCAAGTTGAAAATTCAATAGAACTTTTTACCCTTGTACTTGCTTTTTGTATTAATGCTTTTTTATTTTATTTGGTATTGAGGAATTCAGTTTATATTAAAAAGTATTTAGGAGTTACAGGACAAAATGTCGTAACTAAACTTATGGGACTTATTGTTGGAGCACTTGCTATACAATTTATAGTCTCTGGAATCATTCATTTATCTAAAACGTATATTTAA
- a CDS encoding amino acid ABC transporter permease: protein MARRESWTQNKKLGHVIALALFIVLGYFLYAAASHINYVWKWNSVPKYFAYKDTVTIEAPIDGKLVLDNGKYYIKGSETIKLDKLDSSFSFVYNVGENVYTGDYIASKTVTKPGPILNGLWITLKISFFAAVLTFFIGIIVAFMKLSPIVFIKDLATVYVTIVRGTPLLVQIFLFYFIVANIFEFDRFVAGVLSLGIFFGAYMAEILRGAIQSIDKGQLEASKSLGISNFQAMRYIILPQAFKRALPTLIGEMIALVKDSSLVSVISITDLTKVGKEIVANTFSPFETWIIVALLYLCITSVLSFIGHRIEKKMTLKGGMN, encoded by the coding sequence ATGGCAAGAAGAGAATCATGGACACAAAATAAAAAGCTAGGGCATGTTATTGCCTTAGCTTTATTTATTGTTTTAGGATATTTTTTATATGCAGCAGCTTCACATATTAATTATGTTTGGAAGTGGAATTCTGTTCCAAAATATTTTGCCTATAAAGATACTGTAACAATAGAAGCCCCAATAGATGGAAAACTAGTATTAGACAATGGTAAATACTATATTAAGGGTAGTGAGACTATCAAACTTGATAAGTTAGATAGTAGTTTTTCATTTGTATATAATGTGGGTGAAAATGTATACACTGGCGATTATATTGCTTCAAAAACAGTTACCAAGCCAGGACCTATTTTAAATGGTTTATGGATAACTCTAAAAATATCCTTTTTTGCAGCTGTTTTAACTTTTTTTATTGGTATTATTGTTGCTTTTATGAAGCTATCCCCAATAGTATTCATAAAAGATTTAGCAACAGTATATGTAACAATTGTAAGAGGTACTCCTTTATTAGTACAAATCTTTTTATTTTATTTTATTGTTGCAAATATTTTTGAATTTGATCGTTTTGTAGCAGGGGTATTATCTTTGGGTATATTCTTTGGTGCATATATGGCAGAGATTCTAAGAGGAGCTATTCAATCTATTGATAAAGGTCAACTTGAAGCTTCAAAATCTTTGGGAATATCTAATTTTCAAGCTATGAGATATATAATTTTACCTCAAGCTTTTAAAAGAGCTTTACCAACACTTATTGGTGAAATGATTGCTTTAGTAAAAGATTCATCATTGGTTTCTGTTATTTCTATTACAGATTTGACAAAGGTAGGAAAAGAGATTGTTGCAAATACTTTTTCTCCTTTTGAGACATGGATAATTGTAGCACTTCTTTATCTTTGTATAACTTCTGTATTAAGTTTTATAGGACATAGAATAGAGAAAAAAATGACTTTAAAAGGCGGAATGAATTAA
- a CDS encoding transporter substrate-binding domain-containing protein has protein sequence MKKMLLAILVFATVNLVASDINLWKNSTLNKVLERGELQVCLEPGYMPFEMKDKKGRIIGYDVDVAQLMAKEMGVKLKLLPTAWDGIIAALVTGKCDIIISGMTVTQQRNLKVNFADPYLVVGQTVLMNKSLEGKIKSAKELDNPKYTIVTKLGTSAEIAIRKFYKKAKIVTFETEADAVSEVLNNNADAFVYDQPYNILFMADKGKGKLVHLDTPLTFEPLAWAIRKGDPDFLNWLNNFLRQIKGDKVVDFYGQINDKWLKDTTWLKRVQ, from the coding sequence ATGAAAAAAATGCTTTTAGCTATTTTAGTATTTGCTACAGTTAATTTAGTAGCATCGGATATAAATTTGTGGAAGAATTCTACATTGAATAAGGTTTTAGAAAGAGGTGAGCTTCAAGTTTGTTTAGAACCTGGTTATATGCCATTTGAGATGAAAGATAAAAAGGGTAGAATTATCGGTTATGATGTAGATGTAGCGCAATTAATGGCTAAAGAAATGGGAGTTAAATTAAAACTTCTTCCTACAGCTTGGGATGGTATTATTGCGGCACTTGTAACTGGAAAATGTGATATTATAATCTCTGGTATGACAGTTACTCAACAAAGAAATTTAAAAGTTAATTTTGCAGATCCATATTTAGTAGTTGGACAAACTGTATTAATGAACAAATCTTTAGAAGGTAAAATCAAATCTGCAAAAGAGTTAGATAACCCAAAATATACAATTGTAACAAAACTTGGAACATCAGCTGAAATTGCTATAAGAAAATTCTATAAAAAAGCAAAAATCGTTACATTTGAAACTGAAGCAGATGCAGTAAGCGAAGTTTTAAATAATAATGCAGATGCTTTTGTTTATGACCAACCATATAATATTTTATTTATGGCAGACAAAGGTAAAGGTAAATTAGTTCATTTAGATACTCCTTTGACTTTTGAACCTTTAGCATGGGCAATTAGAAAAGGTGACCCTGATTTTTTAAATTGGTTAAATAACTTTTTAAGACAAATAAAAGGTGACAAAGTAGTTGACTTTTATGGACAAATTAATGATAAGTGGTTAAAAGACACTACTTGGTTAAAAAGAGTTCAATAA